In Crassostrea angulata isolate pt1a10 chromosome 4, ASM2561291v2, whole genome shotgun sequence, one genomic interval encodes:
- the LOC128180208 gene encoding RING finger protein 145-like: MERRFLLDKISRFVSRNVSSTQMVSLHHWTEIGYNAAFWTIVLLSATDFVRLVLCSLCVALSAALILVILLTIFNKSELNISEYIFFAFWGIFSYFTNCSIRMPTSEDVTYGSQIFSPEAGSLRYFAISLIIASEKDCGYFAVWLLSVMAASVLLNYLHIQMHSTQLEGIPNEYSAGALSKVLSCSLLFLVLITSYIHCSSKPFFIIILLMTFFRINIVIKLVEKKIKHQDNYDLCGRMEVFYFILSFCCVGAYIYIVKFTHLHLFSVQVLFLSIETVFYLYTILRQLWILRSDRHNFWKNTTAIPKSKRGEQCPVCLADIWTGRVTSCGHVFHSGCLARCLNQSSVCPMCRSNIGAITKSR, translated from the coding sequence GTTACAACGCCGCCTTTTGGACCATCGTGCTGTTGTCTGCCACCGACTTCGTCCGACTGGTCCTGTGCTCGCTGTGTGTGGCGTTGTCGGCCGCGCTCATCCTCGTGATTCTACTAACGATTTTCAACAAATCGGAACTCAACATTAGTGAATACATATTTTTCGCCTTCTGgggaatattttcatattttacaaattgttCGATACGCATGCCCACTTCAGAGGATGTGACGTATGGCTCTCAAATATTTTCACCGGAAGCTGGTTCTCTTCGCTATTTTGCCATATCCTTAATCATAGCAAGTGAAAAAGACTGTGGATATTTTGCAGTATGGTTATTATCTGTTATGGCTGCATCTGTTTTACTGAATTATCTCCATATTCAGATGCATTCAACCCAACTGGAAGGAATTCCGAATGAATACAGTGCAGGAGCGCTGTCTAAAGTATTGTCATGTTCTCTTTTGTTTCTGGTCCTCATTACCTCTTATATCCACTGCTCCTCAAAACCATTCTTCATCATTATTTTGTTAATGACATTTTTTCGGATAAATATTGTGATAAAATTGGTcgaaaagaaaatcaaacaccAAGATAACTATGACTTGTGTGGTAGAATGGAAGTTTTCTACTttatattgtcattttgttgcgTAGGGGCTTACatatatattgtcaaatttACGCACCTGCATTTGTTTTCAGTACAGGTTTTATTTCTTTCCATTGAAACCGTGTTTTACCTTTATACAATTTTGAGACAATTGTGGATTTTAAGAAGCGATCGAcacaatttttggaaaaacacGACAGCCATTCCAAAGTCTAAAAGGGGCGAACAATGTCCAGTGTGCTTGGCAGACATCTGGACAGGAAGGGTGACGTCATGTGGTCACGTGTTCCACTCTGGATGTCTCGCTCGTTGCCTTAACCAGTCGTCTGTCTGCCCTATGTGCAGAAGTAACATTGGTGCCATCACGAAAAGTCGCTAA
- the LOC128180207 gene encoding myosin regulatory light chain B, smooth adductor muscle-like isoform X1: MSDDAQQQKVRAATSNVLTKFNQRVIQEMKEAFTMIDQNRDGFIDANDLKEMFSSLGSTPDDKTLKEMLAEAPGPLNFTMFLSLFSDKLGGTDPEESLRNAFAMFDKDGKGKIPEEYIKDLLENMGDNFTKDEMRQTFKEAPIEGGKLDYEKFVGIIKGSSSEEA; the protein is encoded by the exons ATGTCTGACGAT GCACAACAACAAAAGGTCCGGGCCGCCACCTCAAATGTGTTGACAAAGTTTAATCAGAGGGTCATCCAAGAAATGAAGGAG GCCTTCACAATGATTGACCAGAACAGAGATGGTTTCATTGATGCGAACGACCTCAAAGAAATGTTCTCATCACTAG GAAGCACACCCGATGACAAAACTCTGAAAGAAATGTTGGCCGAGGCCCCCGGACCCCTCAACTTCACCATGTTCCTCTCCCTCTTCAGCGACAAACTCGGCG GTACCGACCCTGAGGAATCCTTAAGGAATGCTTTTGCCATGTTTGACAAAGACGGAAAGGGCAAAATTCCAGAAGAATA caTCAAGGACTTATTAGAAAACATGGGAGACAACTTCACAAAAGATGAG ATGAGACAGACATTCAAAGAAGCCCCCATTGAAGGAGGAAAGTTAGATTACGAAAAGTTTGTAGGCATCATCAAGGGTAGCAGCTCAGAGGAGGCATAA
- the LOC128180206 gene encoding 39S ribosomal protein L43, mitochondrial-like, whose amino-acid sequence MSSRSLPATRLINVGQNGVGRYVCQLARITLRFCKHQASSRGMRDFVENYLVDFARSNPNVVVYVKPHRHRGASIQADYLNGNSHKTRVSKMDMDEICKWIELARTRSGVDIVRRTKNFQTHNPSIQGVWHPFLFKDPSVNLKTFPDSEYGRFKVNEVTATERILQLAERMKQLELEKGEGEGKSEKDGESV is encoded by the exons ATGTCAAGCAGATCATTACCAGCAACAAGATTAATCAACGTTGGACAAAATGGAGTTGGCAGATATGTGTGTCAACTTGCTAGAATAACTCTTAGATTCTGCAAGCACCAAGCTAGTAGCAGAGGCATGAG GGATTTCGTAGAAAATTATCTGGTGGACTTTGCGAGAAGTAACCCAAATGTAGTTGTGTATGTAAAACCTCATCGCCATAGAGGAGCCTCAATTCAAGCTGACTACT tAAATGGAAATTCTCACAAGACTCGTGTCTCGAAAATGGACATGGATGAAATCTGCAAATGGATAGAGCTAGCCAGAACTAGATCAGGAGTTGACATAGTGAGAAGAACTAAAAACTTTCAAACACACAACCCCAGTATACAAGGGGTGTGGCATCCATTCTTGTTCAAAGACCCTTCTGTCAACCTGAAGACTTTCCCTGATTCAGAATATGGAAGATTTAAAGTGAATGAAGTGACTGCCACAGAAAGAATACTACAGCTAGCAGAGAGAATGAAACAGTTAGAACtggaaaagggggagggggaggggaaAAGTGAAAAAGACGGTGAATCTGtgtga
- the LOC128180207 gene encoding myosin regulatory light chain A, smooth adductor muscle-like isoform X2, with protein sequence MQEMKEAFTMIDQNRDGFIDANDLKEMFSSLGSTPDDKTLKEMLAEAPGPLNFTMFLSLFSDKLGGTDPEESLRNAFAMFDKDGKGKIPEEYIKDLLENMGDNFTKDEMRQTFKEAPIEGGKLDYEKFVGIIKGSSSEEA encoded by the exons ATGCAAGAAATGAAAGAG GCCTTCACAATGATTGACCAGAACAGAGATGGTTTCATTGATGCGAACGACCTCAAAGAAATGTTCTCATCACTAG GAAGCACACCCGATGACAAAACTCTGAAAGAAATGTTGGCCGAGGCCCCCGGACCCCTCAACTTCACCATGTTCCTCTCCCTCTTCAGCGACAAACTCGGCG GTACCGACCCTGAGGAATCCTTAAGGAATGCTTTTGCCATGTTTGACAAAGACGGAAAGGGCAAAATTCCAGAAGAATA caTCAAGGACTTATTAGAAAACATGGGAGACAACTTCACAAAAGATGAG ATGAGACAGACATTCAAAGAAGCCCCCATTGAAGGAGGAAAGTTAGATTACGAAAAGTTTGTAGGCATCATCAAGGGTAGCAGCTCAGAGGAGGCATAA